The following proteins are co-located in the Styela clava chromosome 15, kaStyClav1.hap1.2, whole genome shotgun sequence genome:
- the LOC120334198 gene encoding uncharacterized protein LOC120334198: MNCLVSVLVLAALAAYGNAECVDKAIQPGIDFTRLGGVWHQYRYTPDTHYEDMNCYTIEITDINKQTKTFVMKSLFRVAKKSIKKNLSHKAFSDFIEFDVNANFGERVEGKPFIGDHVATDYTNYILFYNCEKSGKATVDIEIRQGLTSLSAAVIEEVQTVLNDFGVDYFDLTVVNQSTCPYPSGE; encoded by the exons ATGAACTGTCTTGTATCCGTTCTAGTTCTTGCTGCCTTGGCTGCTTATGGAAATGCTGAGTGTGTGGACAAAGCAATTCAACCTGGAATTGATTTCACTAGG CTCGGAGGCGTGTGGCATCAATATAGATACACCCCTGACACACATTATGAAGACATGAACTGCTACACTATTGAAATTACAGACATCAACAAACAAACTAAGacttttgttatgaagtcattGTTTCGAGT AGCAAAAAAATCGATCAAGAAAAATCTATCACATAAAGCCTTCTCTGACTTTATCGAGTTCGACGTCAATGCCAACTTCGGTGAACGTGTAGAAG GTAAACCCTTCATCGGCGACCATGTTGCTACTGACTACACAAATTATATCCTCTTCTACAATTGTGAAAAATCAG GTAAGGCAACAGTCGACATTGAAATCCGCCAAGGCTTAACAAGCCTATCTGCAGCAGTTATCGAAGAAGTGCAAACTGTACTTAATGATTTCGGTGTCGACTATTTTGATCTGACCGTAGTAAACCAGTCAACTTGTCCATACCCAAGCGGAGAATAA